The nucleotide sequence CCGTGGCATTCCAGGAGGTCATGGAGGGCGTGGGCCAGGCGGTCGATGCCGCGGGTGTCGCCGCCATCGTCATCGGCGCCGTCATCGCCACCGTCCTGGCGGGATTTGCGCTGCTCCGGCGTCGTACGGAGGACGGCGTCTACCACCGGTACCGTCAGCGGCTGGGCCGCTCGATCCTCCTGGGCCTCGAACTGCTCGTCGCCGCCGACATCATCCGCACCGTGGCCGTGACCCCCACGTTCGAATCGGTCGGAGTGCTGGCCCTGATCGTCATCATCCGGACCTTCCTCAGCTGGTCCCTCGAACTCGAGATCAGCGGCAGGTGGCCCTGGCAGAAGGGCGCCGCGAACCCCGCTACGGACGGACAGTAAAAACAGTATTGACAAAAAGATTTGTCGGCGAGACAGTTGACGCATGGATGATATCCGCGTCATCGAAGACCCCGCAGCCGCCGTCGCGTCCCTGGACCCGACCCGGTCGCGGCTCCTCGACCTGCTCCGCGAGCCCGGCTCGGCGTCGTCGCTCGCGTCCCTGACCGACCTGCCGCGGCAGAAGGTCAACTACCATTTGCGCGCGCTCGAAGCGGTCGGCCTGGTGGAACTGGTCGAGGAGCGGCGGCGCGGCAACATGACCGAGCGGGTGCTGCAGGCGAGTGCCGCGTCGTTCGTGATCTCACCGTCGGCCCTGGCCTCCGTGGCACCGGACCCGCGGCGGTTCACCGACCGGTTCT is from Arthrobacter burdickii and encodes:
- a CDS encoding DUF1622 domain-containing protein; the protein is MAFQEVMEGVGQAVDAAGVAAIVIGAVIATVLAGFALLRRRTEDGVYHRYRQRLGRSILLGLELLVAADIIRTVAVTPTFESVGVLALIVIIRTFLSWSLELEISGRWPWQKGAANPATDGQ